A window from Candidatus Latescibacterota bacterium encodes these proteins:
- a CDS encoding aldehyde dehydrogenase EutE: MTSFSEAELKALARELARRLQGGPPSAMTAAAPAVAADGIHPDVDSAVAAAARAFAVYRAAPPSLRARVVASIRERLLPEAERLGRLAHEETGLGRAEDKTRKNRLVTLKTPGPEALAPAAASGDRGLTLYERAPFGVIGAITPTTNPTSTVICNSIGMLAAGNAVVFNVHPNAQGCSAETVRLINRAVVGAGGPADLVTSVADPTIESAQALMRHPGVRLLVVTGGAGVVAEAMRSGKRAICAGPGNPPVVVDETADLERAGRDIVFGASLDNNIICVDEKEVFVVAQAADGLLAAMRRHGARVLSAAELHQVEGLIFAETRGPDKPGVMAKRWIGQDAAAILAGAGLAGDPSTRLLVADVPASHPLVWTEQMMPVLPVVRVPDADRAIDLALRAEHGFGHSAAMHSQHLGRLSRMAREINTSIFVKNGPCAAGLGEGGEGYCSFSIASPTGEGLTGPHSFSRERRCVLVDHFRIV; this comes from the coding sequence ATGACTAGCTTCAGCGAGGCGGAGCTGAAGGCCCTGGCGCGGGAGCTCGCCCGACGCCTGCAGGGCGGGCCCCCTTCGGCCATGACCGCCGCGGCGCCGGCCGTGGCGGCGGACGGCATCCACCCCGACGTGGACTCGGCCGTCGCGGCCGCGGCGCGGGCCTTTGCGGTCTACCGCGCCGCGCCGCCGAGCCTGCGGGCGCGCGTGGTGGCGTCCATTCGCGAGCGGCTGCTGCCCGAGGCCGAGCGCCTCGGGCGCCTCGCCCACGAGGAGACGGGCCTCGGCCGCGCCGAGGACAAGACCCGCAAGAACCGTCTCGTCACGCTGAAGACGCCCGGTCCCGAGGCGCTCGCGCCCGCCGCGGCCAGCGGCGATCGCGGCCTCACGCTCTACGAGCGCGCGCCCTTCGGCGTGATCGGCGCCATCACGCCCACCACGAATCCCACGAGCACGGTGATCTGCAACAGCATCGGCATGCTGGCGGCGGGCAATGCGGTGGTCTTCAACGTCCACCCGAACGCGCAGGGCTGCTCGGCCGAGACGGTGCGGCTGATCAACCGTGCGGTCGTGGGTGCGGGCGGTCCGGCAGACCTGGTCACTTCCGTCGCCGACCCCACCATCGAGAGCGCGCAGGCGCTGATGCGTCACCCCGGCGTGCGCCTGCTGGTGGTCACCGGCGGCGCGGGCGTGGTGGCCGAAGCCATGCGCAGCGGCAAGCGCGCCATCTGCGCGGGCCCGGGCAACCCGCCGGTGGTGGTGGACGAGACCGCCGACCTCGAGCGCGCCGGCAGGGACATCGTCTTCGGCGCGTCGCTGGACAACAACATCATCTGCGTGGACGAGAAGGAGGTCTTCGTGGTGGCCCAGGCCGCCGACGGCCTTCTCGCCGCCATGCGACGCCACGGCGCCCGCGTGCTCAGCGCCGCCGAGCTGCACCAGGTGGAGGGGCTGATCTTCGCCGAGACGCGCGGCCCCGACAAGCCCGGCGTCATGGCCAAGCGCTGGATCGGGCAGGACGCCGCCGCCATCCTCGCGGGCGCGGGCCTCGCCGGCGATCCGTCGACGCGTCTGCTGGTGGCTGACGTCCCCGCCTCGCACCCCCTGGTCTGGACCGAGCAGATGATGCCCGTGCTGCCGGTGGTCCGCGTGCCCGACGCCGACCGCGCGATCGACCTGGCCCTGCGCGCCGAGCACGGCTTCGGCCACTCGGCCGCCATGCACTCGCAGCATCTCGGCCGGCTGAGCCGGATGGCGCGGGAGATCAACACGTCGATCTTCGTCAAGAACGGGCCCTGCGCCGCGGGGCTCGGCGAGGGCGGCGAAGGTTACTGCAGCTTCAGCATCGCGAGCCCGACCGGTGAAGGGCTCACCGGTCCGCACAGCTTCAGCCGCGAGCGCCGCTGCGTGCTCGTGGACCACTTCAGGATCGTCTAG
- a CDS encoding BMC domain-containing protein yields MRALDEIAPPALALLEYDGVPAGVAAADRMLKRAPVSLIRAGTVQPGRFLVLLGGSVAAVEEAYAERGAPLDAILLPDAHPALAPALAGERAAAQSAAIGLLEGATSASLLAAADVVLKTTPVGIVELRLADGLGGHAYAIFDGEQADLEVALDAGAARLGPRLTQRALLPRLDDTLRALLAAGSRFADCASLAPDGAEWPPATAKGQG; encoded by the coding sequence GTGCGCGCCCTCGACGAGATCGCGCCCCCCGCCCTCGCGCTGCTCGAGTACGACGGCGTGCCCGCCGGCGTCGCGGCCGCCGATCGCATGCTCAAGCGCGCGCCGGTGTCCCTGATCCGCGCGGGGACGGTGCAGCCCGGACGCTTTCTCGTCCTGCTGGGCGGCAGCGTGGCCGCGGTGGAGGAGGCCTACGCCGAGCGCGGCGCTCCCCTGGACGCCATCCTGCTCCCCGACGCCCACCCCGCCCTCGCTCCCGCCCTGGCCGGCGAGCGCGCGGCGGCGCAGTCGGCGGCGATCGGCCTGCTCGAGGGCGCGACGAGCGCGTCCCTCCTCGCCGCGGCGGATGTGGTGCTCAAGACGACACCTGTGGGAATAGTGGAACTGCGCCTCGCCGACGGCCTCGGCGGCCACGCCTACGCGATCTTCGACGGCGAGCAGGCCGACCTCGAGGTCGCCCTCGACGCCGGCGCCGCGCGGCTCGGCCCGCGACTCACGCAGCGCGCGCTGCTGCCGCGCCTCGACGACACCCTGCGCGCCCTGCTCGCCGCGGGCAGCCGCTTTGCCGACTGTGCGTCGCTCGCGCCCGACGGCGCGGAGTGGCCGCCGGCCACGGCGAAAGGACAGGGCTGA
- a CDS encoding ethanolamine utilization protein EutN: MHLARVIGTLVPCTVTEGLAGVPLLWVQPLDAALAPAGRPLVCADGTRMAGRGELIYFVASREAALTLEPSFVPVDHAVVGIVDSYAPDDADAPSPRRSRGRKA; the protein is encoded by the coding sequence ATGCATCTCGCGCGCGTGATCGGCACGCTGGTGCCCTGCACCGTCACCGAGGGCCTCGCCGGCGTGCCCCTGCTCTGGGTGCAGCCGCTGGACGCGGCGCTCGCGCCCGCGGGCCGCCCGCTGGTCTGCGCCGACGGCACGCGCATGGCGGGCCGGGGCGAGCTCATCTACTTCGTGGCCAGCCGCGAGGCGGCGCTGACCCTGGAGCCCAGCTTCGTGCCGGTGGATCACGCGGTCGTGGGCATCGTGGACAGCTATGCGCCGGACGACGCGGACGCGCCGTCGCCCCGGCGCTCGCGCGGGAGGAAGGCATGA
- a CDS encoding EutN/CcmL family microcompartment protein, translating into MILGRVAGRITSTIHHPSVKGQRLLRVDRLDGSGYLIAMDSVGAGAGETVLVLDEGNGARQVLGDPAAPVRSIIVGIVDDYPEEAAR; encoded by the coding sequence ATGATCCTCGGGCGCGTGGCGGGGCGGATCACGTCGACGATCCATCACCCCTCGGTGAAGGGCCAGCGCCTGCTGCGGGTTGACCGGCTCGATGGGAGCGGCTATCTCATCGCCATGGACAGCGTCGGCGCGGGCGCCGGCGAAACGGTACTGGTCCTGGACGAGGGCAACGGCGCCCGCCAGGTGCTCGGCGATCCTGCCGCGCCCGTGCGTTCGATCATCGTCGGCATCGTCGACGACTACCCCGAGGAGGCCGCTCGATGA
- a CDS encoding T9SS type A sorting domain-containing protein, with protein MARLQARLALLLCLFLATLTVHTAQAAPGDENWDTRFSLPGVIGNVTATAVYGGDLIVAGEFIAVGGQAIVNIARWDGTQWTAMGDLASGGVEALVEWNGALYAGGWFTGGIAAWDGTAWNTVGGGVDDTVEALAVWNSQLAVCGYFSDVDGNFAGNIALWDGSAWDTLDEGMDGEVAAVASYGGDLYACGTFELAGFAYAPNLARWDGGGWSGVGGGLSDEFGDIYNVYAETLAAYAGDLYIGGYFMQAGSLPVDGLVRWNGSSFDVPGSPPVAEETVALGFYGADLVATDVWGGIQRWNGAFWSTLGFCNGAVTGMTDWGGGLVVGGYFNTVESVPAAGLAVYDGSWAALVAGQGALGTVDVIGDWDGTPIAGGRFGKIGDVSGVVAAWDGSAWQPLGSGIAAGIGVNVQAVASFEGDLIVGGAFSTAGGVPANKIARWDGTQWSAMGAGSQSTVSGLLSLGGALYANGYWGGEQTLGRWNGSDFDPLGTGVQGGVQILYSLGSYQGDPVMGGQFTSVDGVSANNIARWDGSAWQPLGAGTSYTVNAIHEMNGLLYVGGGFLEAGGQPASRIAVWDGTNWSPLGDGVNNVVRDITSVGSDLYVTGDFTQAGGQPAAYVAVWDGSAWSALGSGLDARGNAAYALANDVWVGGEFQLAGTAGSARVGLWHPADTAVPPLEAGASTLTLRPAWPNPFAGSTSFGFSLSTPATVSVDVYDVRGAHVRSLDRGRLDAGPHRVSWDGRDAKGQRAPAGVYFVAVRDGQGSAGQRVVLVR; from the coding sequence ATGGCACGCTTGCAGGCGCGGCTCGCGCTACTCCTCTGCCTCTTCCTCGCCACCCTCACCGTCCACACCGCCCAGGCCGCCCCCGGCGACGAGAACTGGGACACCCGCTTCAGCCTGCCCGGCGTGATCGGCAATGTCACCGCCACCGCGGTCTACGGCGGCGACCTGATCGTGGCCGGCGAGTTCATCGCCGTCGGCGGCCAGGCGATCGTGAACATCGCGCGCTGGGACGGCACGCAGTGGACGGCCATGGGCGATCTCGCCAGCGGCGGCGTCGAGGCCCTGGTCGAGTGGAACGGCGCGCTCTACGCCGGCGGCTGGTTCACCGGCGGCATCGCCGCGTGGGACGGCACGGCCTGGAACACGGTGGGCGGCGGCGTGGACGACACCGTCGAAGCCCTCGCCGTCTGGAACAGCCAGCTCGCCGTGTGCGGCTACTTCTCCGACGTGGATGGCAACTTCGCCGGCAACATCGCCCTCTGGGACGGCAGCGCCTGGGACACACTGGACGAGGGCATGGACGGCGAGGTGGCCGCCGTGGCGTCCTACGGCGGCGACCTCTACGCCTGCGGCACCTTCGAGCTGGCGGGCTTCGCCTACGCGCCGAATCTCGCGCGCTGGGACGGCGGCGGCTGGTCGGGCGTGGGCGGCGGCCTCAGCGACGAGTTCGGCGACATCTACAACGTCTACGCCGAGACCCTGGCCGCCTACGCCGGCGACCTCTACATCGGCGGCTACTTCATGCAGGCGGGCAGCCTGCCCGTGGACGGCCTCGTGCGCTGGAACGGCAGCAGCTTCGACGTGCCGGGCTCGCCGCCCGTGGCCGAGGAGACCGTCGCCCTCGGCTTCTACGGCGCCGACCTGGTGGCGACGGACGTCTGGGGCGGCATCCAGCGCTGGAACGGCGCGTTCTGGTCCACGCTCGGCTTCTGCAACGGCGCGGTCACCGGCATGACCGACTGGGGCGGCGGGCTCGTCGTGGGCGGTTACTTCAACACGGTGGAGAGCGTGCCCGCGGCGGGCCTCGCGGTCTACGACGGCAGCTGGGCCGCCCTCGTGGCGGGCCAGGGCGCGCTCGGCACCGTGGACGTCATCGGCGACTGGGACGGCACACCCATCGCCGGCGGCCGCTTCGGCAAGATCGGCGACGTGAGCGGCGTCGTCGCGGCCTGGGACGGCAGCGCCTGGCAGCCGCTGGGAAGCGGCATCGCCGCCGGCATCGGCGTCAACGTGCAGGCGGTGGCGAGCTTCGAGGGCGACCTGATCGTCGGTGGCGCCTTCAGCACGGCCGGCGGCGTGCCCGCCAACAAGATCGCGCGCTGGGACGGCACGCAGTGGAGCGCCATGGGCGCGGGCTCGCAGTCCACCGTGAGCGGCCTGCTGTCCCTGGGCGGCGCGCTCTACGCGAACGGCTACTGGGGCGGCGAGCAGACCCTCGGCCGCTGGAACGGCAGCGACTTCGACCCCCTGGGCACGGGCGTGCAGGGCGGCGTGCAGATCCTCTACAGCCTGGGCTCCTACCAGGGCGACCCGGTGATGGGCGGGCAGTTCACGTCGGTGGACGGCGTGAGCGCCAACAACATCGCCCGCTGGGACGGCAGCGCCTGGCAGCCGCTGGGCGCGGGCACCAGCTACACGGTGAACGCGATCCACGAGATGAACGGCCTGCTCTACGTGGGCGGCGGCTTCCTGGAGGCGGGTGGGCAGCCCGCGAGCCGCATCGCCGTCTGGGACGGCACGAACTGGAGCCCGCTCGGCGACGGCGTGAACAACGTCGTGCGGGACATCACGTCGGTGGGCAGCGACCTCTACGTGACCGGCGACTTCACCCAGGCCGGCGGCCAGCCCGCCGCCTACGTCGCCGTCTGGGACGGCAGCGCCTGGAGCGCCCTCGGCTCGGGCCTCGACGCGCGGGGCAACGCTGCCTATGCCCTCGCGAACGACGTGTGGGTGGGCGGCGAGTTCCAGCTCGCGGGCACGGCCGGCTCGGCGCGCGTGGGCCTCTGGCATCCCGCCGACACCGCCGTGCCGCCGCTGGAGGCGGGCGCCTCCACCCTGACGCTGCGCCCGGCCTGGCCGAATCCCTTCGCGGGCAGCACGTCCTTCGGCTTCTCGCTCTCCACACCCGCGACCGTGTCGGTGGACGTCTACGACGTCCGCGGCGCACACGTCCGCAGCCTGGATCGCGGCCGCCTCGATGCCGGGCCGCATCGCGTCAGCTGGGACGGCCGCGACGCGAAGGGCCAGCGCGCGCCGGCCGGCGTCTACTTCGTGGCCGTGCGGGATGGGCAGGGAAGCGCCGGACAGCGCGTGGTCCTGGTCCGCTGA
- a CDS encoding alpha/beta hydrolase yields MSEPRTQHERGLELAGPAGRLEALYRPPATDEAGGVLILHPHPLYGGTMHNKVIYTCQRVAAERGLATLRFNFRGVGTSAGQYDDGQGEQADVKAGLDHLAAELPGRPLTLMGFSFGAWLTLKVGAPDPRVGALIALGVPVGWAELGFLAGCGKPKLFVHGTRDQFCDPEELRRRYPDFCAPKHLEWIEGADHFFTNQLDELAAVLRERFPAA; encoded by the coding sequence ATGAGCGAGCCCCGCACCCAGCACGAGCGCGGCCTCGAGCTCGCCGGCCCGGCCGGCCGGCTGGAGGCCCTCTACCGTCCGCCGGCGACCGACGAGGCCGGCGGCGTGCTGATCCTGCATCCGCACCCCCTCTACGGGGGCACCATGCACAACAAGGTGATCTACACCTGCCAGCGCGTCGCGGCCGAGCGCGGGCTGGCGACCCTGCGCTTCAACTTCAGGGGCGTGGGCACGAGCGCGGGCCAGTACGACGACGGCCAGGGCGAACAGGCGGACGTGAAGGCCGGTCTCGACCACCTCGCCGCGGAATTGCCAGGGCGCCCCCTCACGCTGATGGGCTTCTCCTTCGGCGCCTGGCTCACGCTCAAGGTGGGCGCCCCCGACCCCCGCGTGGGCGCGCTCATCGCCCTCGGCGTGCCCGTGGGCTGGGCCGAACTGGGCTTCCTCGCGGGTTGTGGCAAGCCGAAGCTCTTCGTCCACGGCACGCGGGACCAGTTCTGCGACCCCGAGGAGCTGCGCCGGCGCTACCCCGACTTCTGCGCGCCGAAGCATCTGGAGTGGATCGAGGGCGCCGACCACTTCTTCACGAACCAGCTCGACGAGCTGGCGGCGGTCCTGCGCGAGCGCTTCCCGGCGGCCTGA
- a CDS encoding NADH-quinone oxidoreductase subunit A translates to MLFQFANVLVFILFSFFFIFALLAISKLLAPRHRDQDKLSPYECGERPSGSGRLQFNIRFYIIALAFLVFDVEIAFMFPVGKVMRSFVDSGQGWFVLVEVLLFILILFLGLVYLWRKGDLDWVKDLQVSRTDAPIELRRQSQSRPE, encoded by the coding sequence ATGCTGTTCCAGTTTGCAAACGTGCTGGTCTTCATTCTCTTCAGCTTCTTCTTCATCTTCGCCCTGCTGGCGATCTCGAAGCTGCTGGCCCCCCGCCATCGCGACCAGGACAAGCTCAGCCCCTACGAGTGCGGCGAGCGTCCTTCGGGCTCCGGCCGGCTTCAGTTCAACATCCGCTTCTACATCATCGCGCTGGCCTTCCTCGTGTTCGACGTGGAGATCGCCTTCATGTTCCCCGTCGGCAAGGTCATGCGGAGCTTCGTGGACAGCGGCCAGGGGTGGTTTGTGCTGGTGGAGGTGCTGCTCTTCATCCTGATCCTCTTCCTGGGCCTGGTCTACCTGTGGCGCAAGGGTGACCTCGACTGGGTGAAGGATCTCCAGGTCAGCCGCACCGATGCTCCCATCGAGCTGCGGCGGCAGTCACAGTCCCGACCCGAGTAG
- a CDS encoding NADH-quinone oxidoreductase subunit B, protein MPARELPTVVDTLPEAAIFTSTDKIMNLARGNSVWYLLSALACCGIELMQAGGPRTDLDRMGSVPRATPRQSDLLIVAGTLTYKMASRLKLLYEQMAEPRYVISMGSCANCGGLFNRGYSVVKGVDAILPVDVYIPGCPPRPEALYEGIAELQRKIKGERFLVKRESSREAS, encoded by the coding sequence ATGCCCGCGCGCGAGCTGCCCACCGTGGTGGACACCCTGCCCGAAGCGGCGATTTTCACGTCCACCGACAAGATCATGAACCTGGCCCGAGGCAACTCGGTCTGGTACCTGCTGAGCGCACTGGCCTGCTGCGGCATCGAGCTGATGCAGGCCGGCGGTCCGCGCACGGACCTCGACCGCATGGGCTCGGTGCCCCGAGCGACGCCCCGGCAGAGCGACCTGCTCATCGTCGCCGGGACGCTCACCTACAAGATGGCCAGCCGCCTCAAGCTGCTCTACGAGCAGATGGCCGAGCCGCGCTACGTCATCTCCATGGGCAGCTGCGCCAACTGCGGCGGCCTCTTCAACCGGGGCTACAGCGTGGTGAAGGGCGTGGACGCGATCCTGCCCGTGGACGTCTACATCCCCGGCTGCCCGCCCCGCCCCGAAGCGCTCTACGAGGGCATCGCCGAACTGCAGCGCAAGATCAAGGGCGAGCGCTTTTTGGTGAAGCGCGAGTCGTCGCGGGAGGCGTCATGA
- a CDS encoding NADH-quinone oxidoreductase subunit C, translated as MNTEAVFARIRALLGEEGLTFRTDVPQPDVVVTPGRLVELCAALRDDPELHFESLQQVAGVDYPADDPPRLRSTITVFSYKHGALLTVHTDVPRDNPRVPSLVALWPAAEWHERESWDLLGIVYTGHPDLRRIMLPDDWEGHPLRKDFEEKPDYQGIPTQREREWLSWQK; from the coding sequence ATGAACACCGAGGCCGTCTTCGCGCGCATCCGCGCGCTGCTGGGCGAGGAGGGGCTGACCTTCCGCACCGACGTGCCCCAGCCGGACGTGGTCGTCACGCCCGGGCGTCTCGTGGAGCTCTGCGCGGCGTTGCGCGACGACCCCGAGCTGCACTTCGAGTCGCTTCAGCAGGTGGCCGGCGTGGACTACCCCGCCGACGACCCTCCCCGCCTGCGCAGCACGATCACCGTCTTCTCCTACAAGCACGGCGCGTTGCTGACGGTGCACACGGACGTCCCGCGGGACAATCCGCGCGTCCCGAGTCTCGTCGCCCTCTGGCCCGCGGCCGAGTGGCACGAGCGCGAGAGCTGGGACCTGCTGGGCATCGTCTACACGGGGCATCCCGACCTGCGGCGCATCATGCTGCCCGACGACTGGGAAGGGCATCCCCTGCGCAAGGACTTCGAGGAGAAGCCGGACTACCAGGGCATCCCCACCCAGCGCGAGAGGGAGTGGCTGTCATGGCAGAAGTGA
- a CDS encoding NADH-quinone oxidoreductase subunit D: MAEVKTELMTLNMGPQHPSTHGVIRFQLETDGEVIHQCVPDVGYLHRSIEKIAEGLEYFQFMPFTDRVDYVAAINANHGWAVTCERMAGLEVPERGELLRVIAAELVRLSSHLVGVGSNAGDLGAVTPFLHALREREKVNDLIEELCGARLTHNYVRIGGVSQDAPAGWTDKVLRFCDAHLPALDEFDRLITFNKIFRERLANVAIISAEDAMGFGLAGPSLRGSGVDFDCRRDDPYGLYPSLNFEVPVGQGLMGTVGDCWDRFWCRVQEMRQSVALIRQAIERLPASGAEFWNEKKVLKPPAGEYYVRTESARGELGYYVVSDGSKQPYRVKIRTGSFAAMSIVEKIAKGLMIADLIAIIGSLDVVAPEIDR; encoded by the coding sequence ATGGCAGAAGTGAAGACGGAGCTGATGACCCTCAACATGGGTCCCCAGCATCCCAGCACGCACGGCGTGATCCGCTTCCAGCTCGAGACCGACGGCGAGGTCATCCACCAGTGCGTGCCCGACGTGGGCTACCTGCACCGGAGCATCGAGAAGATCGCCGAGGGGCTCGAGTACTTCCAGTTCATGCCCTTCACCGACCGCGTGGACTACGTGGCCGCCATCAACGCCAACCACGGCTGGGCCGTGACCTGCGAGCGCATGGCCGGCCTCGAGGTGCCCGAGCGCGGCGAGCTGCTGCGCGTCATCGCGGCGGAGCTGGTGCGCCTGTCGAGCCACCTCGTGGGCGTGGGCTCCAACGCGGGCGACCTGGGCGCGGTGACGCCCTTCCTGCACGCCCTGCGCGAGCGCGAGAAGGTGAACGATCTCATCGAGGAGCTCTGCGGCGCGCGGCTCACGCACAACTACGTGCGCATCGGCGGCGTGTCCCAGGACGCCCCGGCGGGGTGGACGGACAAGGTGCTGCGCTTCTGCGACGCGCACCTCCCCGCGCTGGACGAATTCGACCGGCTGATCACCTTCAACAAGATCTTCCGCGAGCGGCTGGCCAACGTGGCCATCATCAGCGCGGAGGACGCCATGGGCTTCGGGCTGGCCGGTCCCAGCCTGCGCGGCAGCGGCGTCGACTTCGACTGCCGCCGCGACGACCCCTACGGCCTCTATCCGTCGCTGAACTTCGAGGTGCCGGTGGGGCAGGGCCTGATGGGCACGGTGGGGGACTGCTGGGATCGCTTCTGGTGTCGCGTCCAGGAGATGCGGCAGAGCGTGGCGCTCATCCGCCAGGCGATCGAGCGGCTGCCGGCCTCCGGGGCCGAGTTCTGGAACGAGAAGAAGGTGCTGAAGCCGCCGGCAGGCGAGTACTACGTGCGGACGGAGAGCGCGCGGGGCGAGCTGGGCTACTACGTGGTGTCCGACGGCAGCAAGCAGCCCTACCGCGTCAAGATCCGCACGGGCAGCTTCGCGGCCATGAGCATCGTCGAGAAGATCGCCAAGGGCCTGATGATCGCCGACCTGATCGCGATCATCGGCAGCCTGGACGTGGTCGCGCCCGAGATCGACAGGTAG
- the nuoH gene encoding NADH-quinone oxidoreductase subunit NuoH, whose amino-acid sequence MEQWIAGLIAEHNLPGPTWAIQLGIMLTVALLAIGLWAAFVAGVLTYVERRVAGKIQNRIGPNRVGPNGLLQFVADGVKLILKEDIIPAEADRPLFRLAPYLVGMGTFLTLVVMPWGQRMVISNLNVGVVYLVAVTSFVVVGILMSGWASNNKWSLLGGFRSAAQVVSYEIPTGLSLLTVVILSGSLSLSEIVGEQGGGFGLLRWNVFHNPFTFVAFFIYFISALAENNRIPFDIPEAESELVSGYNTEYSGIRFGVFFIGEFATIWIVAAVATALFLGGWNFPGITDSPTGFWGAALGTGVFLAKSFALVLLILQIRWTLPRVRVDQLMAICWKYLVPISVFNVVMTAVWLVLFKGRGLYDLVAGLF is encoded by the coding sequence ATGGAGCAGTGGATCGCAGGACTGATCGCCGAGCACAATCTGCCCGGACCGACCTGGGCCATCCAGCTCGGCATCATGCTGACCGTGGCGCTGCTGGCCATCGGTCTCTGGGCGGCGTTCGTGGCCGGCGTGCTCACCTACGTCGAGCGCCGCGTGGCGGGCAAGATCCAGAACCGCATCGGTCCCAACCGCGTGGGTCCCAACGGGCTGCTGCAGTTCGTGGCCGACGGCGTGAAGCTGATCCTCAAGGAGGACATCATCCCCGCCGAGGCGGACCGCCCGCTCTTTCGCCTCGCGCCCTACCTCGTGGGCATGGGCACCTTCCTCACGCTCGTGGTGATGCCCTGGGGCCAGCGCATGGTGATCAGCAACCTGAACGTGGGCGTGGTCTACTTGGTGGCCGTGACGAGCTTCGTCGTGGTGGGCATCCTGATGAGCGGCTGGGCCAGCAACAACAAGTGGTCGCTGCTCGGCGGCTTCCGCAGCGCGGCCCAGGTGGTGAGCTACGAGATCCCCACCGGGCTCAGCCTGCTGACCGTGGTGATCCTCTCGGGCTCGCTGAGCCTGTCGGAGATCGTGGGGGAGCAGGGCGGCGGCTTCGGGCTGCTGCGCTGGAACGTCTTCCACAACCCCTTCACCTTCGTGGCGTTCTTCATCTACTTCATCAGCGCGCTGGCGGAGAACAACCGCATTCCCTTCGACATTCCCGAGGCCGAGAGCGAGCTGGTCAGCGGCTACAACACGGAGTACTCGGGCATCCGCTTCGGCGTGTTCTTCATCGGCGAGTTCGCCACCATCTGGATCGTCGCGGCCGTGGCCACGGCGCTCTTCCTGGGCGGCTGGAACTTTCCGGGCATTACCGACTCCCCGACGGGCTTCTGGGGGGCGGCGCTGGGTACGGGGGTCTTCCTCGCCAAGAGCTTCGCGCTCGTGCTGCTGATCCTGCAGATCCGCTGGACGCTCCCGCGCGTGCGCGTGGACCAGCTCATGGCGATCTGCTGGAAGTACCTCGTTCCCATCTCGGTCTTCAACGTGGTGATGACGGCCGTCTGGCTCGTGCTCTTCAAGGGGCGCGGGCTCTACGACCTCGTCGCCGGGCTCTTCTAG
- a CDS encoding NADH-quinone oxidoreductase subunit I, which yields MGAVAKYFSNIREAVSTTLTGLKITSRHLWAEKPITVQYPDVNVEATLPPRYRGFLVNEVELCTGCLLCAKACPIDIIYIDVERDPETKERILRRYDIDLGKCMYCGLCLEPCPTGSIHFTPRFEASTTYLGDLYHGFVETTPLPIYKNPKAPGGADEKDD from the coding sequence ATGGGTGCCGTCGCCAAGTACTTCTCGAACATCCGCGAAGCGGTCTCGACCACGCTCACGGGGCTCAAGATCACCTCGCGCCACCTGTGGGCGGAGAAGCCCATCACGGTGCAGTACCCCGACGTGAACGTGGAGGCCACGCTGCCCCCGCGCTACCGCGGCTTCCTGGTGAACGAGGTGGAGCTCTGCACGGGCTGCCTGCTCTGCGCCAAGGCCTGCCCGATCGACATCATCTACATCGACGTGGAGCGCGACCCCGAGACCAAGGAGCGCATCCTCAGGCGCTACGACATCGACCTGGGCAAGTGCATGTACTGCGGGCTCTGCCTCGAGCCCTGCCCCACCGGCTCGATCCACTTCACGCCGCGCTTCGAGGCGAGCACCACCTACCTGGGCGATCTGTACCACGGGTTCGTGGAGACGACCCCGCTGCCCATCTACAAGAACCCCAAAGCCCCCGGCGGGGCGGACGAGAAGGACGACTGA
- a CDS encoding NADH-quinone oxidoreductase subunit J — translation MMSVFDVIFFALSALTLLSAFVVAGSRNIVYSGFALIFAFLGVAGLYVQLSADFLAAMQVLVYVGGITVVILFAVMLTRDIASTAGTNPILNRPASLLAAAGVLVMSLVLILDSDWPLRPEVAYAPTSGELGRELLGKYLLPFEVASLLLLGALIGAVIIARREVRENEEARS, via the coding sequence CTGATGAGCGTCTTCGACGTCATCTTCTTCGCGCTGAGCGCGCTGACCCTGCTCTCCGCCTTCGTGGTGGCCGGCAGCCGCAACATCGTCTACTCGGGCTTTGCCCTGATCTTCGCCTTCCTGGGCGTGGCCGGCCTCTACGTGCAGCTCTCGGCGGACTTCCTGGCCGCCATGCAGGTGCTGGTCTACGTGGGCGGGATCACGGTGGTGATTCTCTTCGCCGTCATGCTGACGCGCGACATCGCCAGCACCGCCGGCACCAACCCGATCCTGAATCGTCCGGCGTCGCTGCTGGCCGCGGCCGGTGTGCTGGTGATGAGCCTGGTGCTGATCCTGGACAGCGACTGGCCGCTCCGCCCCGAGGTCGCCTACGCGCCGACCAGTGGCGAGCTGGGACGCGAGCTGCTGGGCAAGTACCTGCTGCCCTTCGAGGTGGCGTCGCTGCTGCTGCTGGGCGCGCTCATCGGCGCGGTGATCATCGCGCGGCGCGAGGTGCGCGAGAACGAGGAGGCGCGGTCGTGA